The proteins below are encoded in one region of Gopherus evgoodei ecotype Sinaloan lineage unplaced genomic scaffold, rGopEvg1_v1.p scaffold_38_arrow_ctg1, whole genome shotgun sequence:
- the ANTKMT gene encoding protein N-lysine methyltransferase FAM173A has translation MDPDDIEELAAELQGKTDGGWGLVKLAAGTGFVAYVMWAGVLMPGFRRVPLKLQVPYVPSSAKQVENVMSLLKGRSGKMVDLGSGDGRIVLEAYKQGFRPAVGYELNPWLLRLSNYRAWRAGCYGKVFYQRQDLWKVNLSDCNNVSVFLAPSVLPLLETKLLAELPDEARVVAGRFPFPTWMPTTSVGEGINRSWAYDIKTVRQTRQNKPEGCPE, from the exons ATGGATCCTGATGACATAGAAGAGCTGGCAGCGGAGCTTCAAGGGAAGACTGATGGTGGCTGGGGCCTTGTGAAGCTTGCAGCAGGCACAGGTTTTGTTGCCTATGTTATGTGGGCAGGAGTTCTCATGCCTGGCTTCCGCAGAGTACCTTTAAAGTTACAG GTGCCATATGTACCATCAAGTGCCAAGCAAGTTGAGAATGTGATGTCACTGCTGAAAGGACGCTCTGGGAAGATGGTGGATTTAGGGTCAGGAGATGGCAGAATT GTATTAGAAGCATATAAACAAGGCTTCAGACCAGCTGTTGGCTACGAACTCAACCCCTGGCTGTTGAGACTCTCCAACTATCGCGCCTGGAGGGCTGGGTGTTACGGGAAGGTTTTCTACCAACGGCAAGATCTATGGAAG GTAAACCTGTCTGACTGCAACAACGTCTCTGTGTTCCTAGCTCCCAGTGTG CTACCTCTCCTAGAAACAAAGCTGCTTGCAGAACTGCCGGACGAGGCCCGGGTGGTGGCTGGACGCTTCCCCTTTCCCACCTGGATGCCAACCACCAGTGTTGGAGAGGGTATAAACAGAAGCTGGGCCTATGACATCAAGACTGTACGGCAAACAAGGCAGAACAAACCTGAGGGATGCCCAGAATGA